The following proteins come from a genomic window of Lachnoclostridium phytofermentans ISDg:
- a CDS encoding alanine--tRNA ligase: MTANELRKMYVDYFKERGHQEIASASLLPENDPTVLFTTAGMHPLVPYLLGENHPKGTRLVSVQKCVRTGDIDEVGDDTHLTFFEMLGNWSLGEYFKEESISISYDFLTTCLNIPKEKLAVTVFEGDELVPRDEEVSQTWKSKGLQDNQIFYYGREENWWGPAGQTGPCGTDTEIFYDMGKPSCGVNCGPACDCGKYVEIWNNVFMQYHKKPDGSYEEMKQKNVDTGMGFERVLTILNGYTNVYETELFLPVKNRLDEIIEANEAKLSEKSKRIICEHIRAVTFLLGDPKMIVPSNSEQGYILRRLIRRMIRHLKQVSIENNVLCKLSKVIVEQYGSIYVELRENELFIMEQLEKEYDLFSKTLDRGLKNAKLYFDQVGEEKILNGELSFKLYDTFGFPIEFTIELASEMEITVDVEAYNQKFAEHQKKSRQGAEVKFKGGLSDHGEQTTRLHTATHLLNGALRTVLGTDVFQRGSNITEERLRFDFSFHRKLTKEELEEVERIVNEAIRNQIDVLCEEMTVKEAKELGAVGIFEDKYGEVVKVYMIPGYSKEICGGPHVKNTSELKSFRTVKEEASSAGVRRIKAVIGSN, translated from the coding sequence ATGACCGCAAATGAGTTACGAAAAATGTATGTTGACTATTTTAAAGAAAGGGGACATCAAGAGATAGCGTCTGCATCCCTTCTTCCAGAAAATGATCCGACTGTGTTATTTACTACTGCAGGAATGCATCCTCTAGTTCCATATCTATTAGGGGAGAATCATCCAAAAGGAACACGTCTTGTCAGTGTTCAAAAATGTGTACGAACAGGGGATATTGATGAGGTTGGAGATGATACGCATTTGACGTTTTTTGAAATGCTTGGTAATTGGTCTTTGGGAGAATATTTCAAAGAGGAATCTATTTCTATCAGTTATGATTTTCTAACAACATGTCTTAACATACCGAAAGAAAAGCTTGCAGTTACCGTCTTTGAGGGGGATGAACTGGTACCGCGTGATGAGGAAGTTTCACAAACGTGGAAAAGTAAAGGTTTACAGGATAATCAGATATTTTACTATGGACGTGAGGAAAACTGGTGGGGGCCTGCTGGTCAGACAGGACCATGTGGAACAGATACAGAAATATTCTATGATATGGGTAAACCGTCATGTGGTGTAAACTGTGGGCCTGCATGCGATTGCGGAAAATATGTTGAGATATGGAATAATGTTTTTATGCAATATCATAAAAAGCCAGATGGAAGTTATGAAGAAATGAAGCAGAAAAATGTTGATACGGGAATGGGATTTGAACGAGTATTAACAATTTTAAATGGATACACAAATGTATATGAAACTGAACTTTTTTTACCGGTTAAAAATAGGTTAGATGAAATCATAGAAGCAAATGAAGCAAAGCTATCAGAAAAAAGTAAACGCATTATATGTGAACATATAAGAGCAGTTACATTTCTATTAGGTGATCCGAAAATGATAGTTCCTTCAAATTCGGAACAAGGTTATATCTTGAGAAGACTAATTCGAAGAATGATTCGTCATTTGAAACAAGTAAGTATTGAGAATAATGTGCTATGCAAGTTATCTAAAGTTATTGTTGAACAGTATGGAAGTATCTACGTAGAGTTAAGAGAAAATGAATTATTCATTATGGAGCAGCTAGAAAAGGAGTATGACTTATTTAGTAAAACATTAGATAGGGGACTGAAAAATGCAAAGCTTTATTTTGATCAAGTTGGAGAGGAAAAGATACTAAACGGTGAACTTTCCTTTAAACTATATGATACCTTTGGCTTTCCAATAGAGTTTACGATTGAGCTGGCATCAGAGATGGAAATCACTGTAGATGTTGAAGCTTATAATCAGAAATTTGCAGAGCATCAGAAAAAATCCAGACAGGGAGCAGAGGTTAAATTCAAGGGAGGCTTGTCGGATCATGGGGAGCAGACGACAAGACTTCATACGGCAACACACCTTTTAAATGGGGCATTACGAACCGTTCTAGGAACTGATGTTTTTCAAAGAGGAAGCAATATTACAGAAGAAAGGTTACGGTTTGATTTTTCATTTCATAGAAAGCTAACGAAGGAGGAACTTGAAGAGGTCGAAAGAATTGTCAATGAAGCCATTCGTAATCAAATTGATGTGCTATGTGAAGAAATGACGGTGAAGGAAGCAAAAGAATTAGGAGCTGTTGGTATCTTTGAGGACAAATATGGAGAAGTCGTAAAAGTGTATATGATTCCTGGATACTCTAAAGAAATATGTGGAGGACCACATGTAAAAAATACTTCTGAGCTTAAATCATTTCGGACTGTAAAGGAAGAAGCATCCTCAGCTGGTGTTAGACGAATTAAAGCTGTGATCGGAAGTAACTAG
- a CDS encoding P-loop domain-containing protein, whose protein sequence is MKRLRYYILNMSPSNENYEEMYEGSMLETFIDKDATNHNHAVYWDDEIGYEITKSNRLDLSKPTVTIHIPMKNLQITDTSTAVLDYIFRSFIPYIKMLNELNDNRKRTDKENGHYYIYEPNHKVLKRNVISANMISQKYYTNPTKNTIIPIDGAGDVPVYLCASIMIQVQLPIGKHKKSVQMLTKDLPDTVNRFIEEFHKEGAYEALELAKKQEAIRTWLKENRCLAFVANGSILPREKGSDLPMLDAIPFQSTKEDEVEIIGIKGMVFKKGVTVITGGGYSGKSTLLDAISAGIYNHISGDGREFVITDASAMKISAEDGRSIRHVNLSPFIKWIPGGNPVDFSTEHASGSTSQAANIMEAINWGCKALMIDEDKSATNFMIQDPIMKALIEKEPITPFVERVQELYKQRGVSTILVIGGSSEYLSVSDRIYMMTDYQIHQVTEDAKQFREQCAYQVKEEKEFMVGLADWSNTVQMDANYLTTYPDGSSTEVLKVSDLGFLFLGEEQIDIRMIHDIVSIPQLNAIVFLLRKLINRVNPMERFQKFSLEKLEKEEIEPKWIHVENEVTELLANVMEEGLESTYSPFFTECGRWMDLPRKYEVLAVLSRMRMQYYR, encoded by the coding sequence TTGAAGAGATTACGTTATTATATATTAAATATGAGCCCAAGTAATGAAAACTATGAAGAAATGTATGAAGGCAGTATGCTAGAGACATTTATTGATAAAGACGCAACTAATCACAATCATGCAGTCTATTGGGATGATGAGATTGGATATGAAATTACAAAAAGCAATCGACTTGATTTGTCAAAGCCTACCGTTACGATTCACATTCCGATGAAGAATTTACAGATTACTGATACAAGCACAGCAGTACTTGATTATATCTTTCGCTCCTTTATTCCTTATATTAAGATGCTAAATGAGCTAAATGATAATCGAAAACGGACGGATAAAGAAAATGGTCATTATTATATTTATGAGCCGAATCATAAGGTGCTTAAGAGGAATGTAATCAGTGCAAATATGATTTCTCAGAAGTATTATACCAATCCAACGAAGAACACGATCATTCCGATAGATGGTGCTGGAGATGTACCAGTTTATCTATGTGCCAGCATTATGATTCAGGTGCAGTTACCGATAGGTAAGCATAAAAAGTCGGTGCAAATGCTAACAAAGGATTTACCGGATACCGTGAATCGATTTATTGAGGAGTTTCATAAGGAAGGGGCTTATGAAGCATTAGAACTAGCAAAGAAGCAAGAAGCAATCAGAACGTGGTTAAAGGAAAATAGATGCCTCGCATTTGTTGCGAATGGGAGCATACTACCAAGGGAAAAGGGAAGTGACTTGCCAATGCTAGATGCAATTCCATTTCAATCAACGAAAGAGGATGAGGTAGAAATCATTGGAATCAAGGGAATGGTATTTAAAAAAGGCGTTACTGTTATTACTGGTGGCGGATATTCAGGAAAAAGTACTCTGCTAGATGCGATTAGTGCAGGTATTTATAATCACATTTCAGGAGATGGAAGAGAGTTTGTGATAACAGATGCTTCCGCAATGAAAATCTCAGCAGAGGATGGAAGAAGTATCCGTCACGTGAATTTGTCGCCATTTATTAAATGGATTCCTGGTGGAAATCCCGTGGATTTTTCTACAGAGCATGCCTCGGGTTCGACTTCGCAAGCAGCGAATATAATGGAAGCAATTAATTGGGGATGTAAGGCATTAATGATTGATGAAGATAAATCTGCCACGAACTTTATGATTCAAGATCCGATTATGAAAGCACTCATTGAGAAAGAGCCAATCACACCATTTGTAGAACGTGTTCAGGAGTTATATAAGCAAAGAGGAGTATCAACAATTCTTGTCATAGGGGGGAGTAGTGAGTATCTTTCGGTTTCGGATCGAATTTATATGATGACGGATTATCAGATTCATCAAGTGACTGAAGATGCAAAACAATTCAGAGAGCAGTGTGCCTATCAGGTTAAGGAAGAGAAGGAATTCATGGTTGGGCTAGCGGACTGGTCTAATACAGTACAGATGGATGCGAACTATTTAACGACTTATCCAGACGGATCTTCAACAGAGGTTTTAAAGGTATCAGACTTAGGATTCCTTTTTTTAGGAGAAGAACAGATAGATATCCGCATGATTCATGATATTGTCTCTATTCCACAACTAAATGCAATCGTATTTTTATTGCGGAAGCTGATTAATCGGGTGAATCCAATGGAGCGTTTTCAGAAGTTTTCTTTAGAGAAATTAGAGAAGGAAGAGATCGAACCCAAGTGGATTCACGTAGAAAATGAGGTTACGGAGTTATTAGCTAATGTTATGGAGGAAGGTTTAGAGTCTACTTATTCTCCGTTTTTCACTGAATGCGGTAGATGGATGGATCTGCCGAGAAAATATGAAGTGTTAGCAGTGCTTAGCAGAATGAGGATGCAATACTATAGGTGA
- a CDS encoding aldehyde dehydrogenase family protein codes for MNIQLQNKYKLYINGEWKDASDGATIKTYNPSNGEFLAEIADATNNDVDEAIAAAREAFKTWGKTTPVERAAVLNKIADIIDENAEFLATVETMDNGKPIRETTGADIPLAADHFRYFAGVIRAEEGTSTMIDENTLNLILREPIGVVGQIVPWNFPFLMAAWKLAPVLAAGDVSVFKPSSTTSLSVLELMRLIENVVPKGVINIVTGKGSKSGEYLQHHKGLDKLAFTGSTEVGREVGISAAQNLIPSTLELGGKSANIFFSDADMDIALEGIQLGILFNQGQVCSAGSRIFVQEDFYDEFIEKAIAAFEKVKVGNPLDPTTQMGAQVSEQQLKKILSYVEIGKNEGAKVATGGERFVEGDAVNGYFMKPTLLVNVTNDMRVAREEIFGPVGVVIKFKTIDEVIDMANDSDYGLAGGVFTKDINKAIKVARGIRTGRIWVNTYNIFPAGASFGGYKDSGIGRETHKVILDHYSQMKNIIINLAEKPGGMYR; via the coding sequence ATGAATATACAATTACAAAACAAATATAAATTATATATCAATGGTGAATGGAAAGATGCATCGGACGGTGCGACTATTAAAACTTACAATCCTTCGAATGGAGAATTTTTAGCTGAAATCGCAGATGCTACTAATAATGATGTTGATGAAGCGATTGCAGCTGCTAGAGAAGCTTTTAAAACATGGGGCAAAACAACTCCTGTTGAAAGAGCTGCCGTATTGAATAAGATAGCAGACATCATCGATGAAAATGCTGAATTTTTAGCAACAGTTGAAACTATGGATAATGGAAAACCAATTAGAGAAACAACTGGTGCAGATATTCCTTTAGCAGCAGATCATTTTAGATATTTTGCAGGGGTTATTAGAGCAGAAGAGGGTACCTCTACTATGATAGATGAAAATACTCTCAACTTAATTCTCAGAGAGCCAATCGGCGTGGTTGGTCAAATTGTTCCATGGAACTTCCCATTTTTAATGGCAGCTTGGAAGTTAGCTCCAGTACTTGCAGCAGGTGATGTTAGTGTATTTAAACCATCTAGTACAACCTCACTTAGCGTATTGGAATTAATGAGATTAATTGAAAATGTTGTACCAAAAGGAGTAATTAACATTGTCACTGGTAAAGGTTCTAAGAGCGGTGAATATTTACAACATCACAAAGGACTCGATAAGCTAGCATTTACTGGTTCCACAGAAGTCGGTAGAGAAGTTGGAATTTCCGCTGCACAGAATCTGATACCTTCCACACTCGAACTTGGCGGTAAGTCCGCAAACATTTTCTTTAGTGATGCAGATATGGATATTGCGTTAGAAGGTATCCAATTAGGTATCTTATTTAACCAAGGACAAGTTTGCTCCGCAGGATCAAGAATTTTTGTTCAAGAAGATTTCTACGACGAATTTATAGAAAAAGCAATTGCTGCTTTTGAAAAAGTAAAAGTAGGAAATCCACTGGATCCAACAACACAGATGGGTGCTCAAGTAAGTGAGCAACAATTAAAGAAGATTTTAAGCTATGTTGAGATCGGTAAAAATGAAGGTGCAAAAGTTGCAACAGGTGGCGAACGATTCGTAGAAGGTGACGCTGTCAACGGTTACTTTATGAAACCTACTTTATTAGTAAATGTAACAAACGATATGAGAGTTGCTAGAGAGGAAATCTTTGGACCAGTAGGTGTTGTTATTAAATTTAAGACTATCGATGAAGTGATTGACATGGCAAACGATAGTGATTATGGTTTAGCTGGTGGTGTATTTACAAAAGATATTAATAAGGCAATTAAAGTTGCTAGAGGTATTAGAACTGGACGTATCTGGGTAAATACCTATAATATCTTCCCAGCTGGAGCATCATTTGGTGGTTATAAAGATTCTGGTATTGGTAGAGAAACACACAAGGTAATACTCGATCATTATAGTCAAATGAAGAATATTATTATAAATCTAGCTGAAAAGCCAGGTGGAATGTATAGATAA
- a CDS encoding DUF3800 domain-containing protein, whose protein sequence is MYAFTDESGNHGFNFDQDGVSTYFIVTAVLITEAKLNAVKNEVEAIRKKYFQTGEIKSSSVAKNHARRLKILDELMKSDFKIFSVVVDKQKIFNDSGLMYKESFYKFVNNLVHKELRYAFKKLVVCADEIGGNDYMKSFCNYVRDNEDIPNLFGEREFYFEDSKNNVLIQLAGFISGTISFEYEKAKKEDAPDYLKILDKKIIRIEHFPRIISKYIIEKSTLSEEHNNEISDICLRHIQGFLCKYEKPADEDQMNQVIVLKYLCSKFLNNDTRKYIPTTELINNLKYRTGKAVSMQYFRTRIIAKLRDEGVIIASSSKGYKIPAKENELYDFINHGTTIIMPMLARLKKCRDNIKIGTDGNLDLFDNSEYKTLKQFFDI, encoded by the coding sequence ATGTACGCTTTTACTGATGAATCGGGTAATCATGGTTTTAACTTTGACCAAGATGGAGTCTCAACGTACTTCATAGTTACTGCAGTGTTGATAACCGAAGCTAAATTAAATGCAGTCAAAAACGAAGTAGAAGCTATACGAAAAAAATATTTTCAAACAGGAGAAATAAAATCATCATCGGTAGCTAAAAACCATGCAAGAAGACTAAAAATATTGGATGAATTAATGAAGAGTGATTTCAAAATATTTTCTGTAGTTGTTGATAAGCAAAAAATATTCAATGATAGTGGTCTCATGTATAAAGAGTCATTTTATAAATTTGTAAATAATTTAGTACATAAAGAATTACGTTATGCCTTCAAAAAATTAGTTGTATGTGCGGATGAAATAGGCGGTAATGATTATATGAAAAGCTTTTGCAATTATGTAAGAGATAATGAAGACATACCGAATTTATTTGGTGAAAGAGAATTTTATTTTGAAGACAGCAAGAACAATGTTCTTATCCAGTTAGCCGGTTTTATTAGTGGAACAATATCTTTTGAGTATGAAAAAGCTAAAAAAGAAGATGCTCCCGATTATTTAAAGATATTGGATAAAAAAATAATCCGCATTGAACATTTTCCGAGGATAATATCAAAGTATATTATTGAGAAAAGCACTCTATCAGAGGAACATAACAATGAAATATCAGATATATGTTTGAGGCATATTCAAGGATTTTTATGTAAATATGAAAAGCCAGCAGATGAAGATCAGATGAATCAAGTTATAGTATTAAAGTATCTATGTTCTAAATTTTTAAATAACGATACAAGAAAATATATACCTACAACAGAACTTATCAACAATTTGAAATATCGAACAGGAAAAGCTGTTAGTATGCAATATTTTCGCACACGTATTATTGCAAAATTAAGAGATGAAGGTGTTATTATAGCTAGTTCTTCAAAAGGCTATAAAATACCAGCGAAAGAAAACGAATTATATGATTTTATTAATCATGGAACAACAATTATAATGCCTATGCTGGCAAGGTTAAAGAAATGTAGAGATAATATTAAAATTGGAACAGATGGGAATTTAGATTTATTTGACAATTCGGAATATAAAACTCTTAAGCAATTTTTTGATATTTAA
- the nth gene encoding endonuclease III — MINESIQQILIILDKEYGTTKEGFLHYADWQLLLAIMLSAQSTDKQVNEVLPGLWNRFSSICQMAEAPVEEIEDQIRSIGLYKSKAKNMKQCCKQVIDEYGGKVPTTINELVKLSGVGRKSATLFLADAYDIPGVTVDTHVLRIAKRLGWAEGKNPVQVEQELMKILPKENWNRINFQLIYHGRSVCTARKCYCERCLLNQWCEKKRCCYRY; from the coding sequence ATGATAAATGAATCAATCCAACAGATATTAATAATATTAGATAAGGAATACGGAACCACCAAGGAAGGATTTTTACACTACGCAGATTGGCAACTATTACTCGCCATCATGCTAAGTGCGCAAAGTACGGATAAACAAGTAAATGAGGTGTTACCGGGTTTGTGGAATAGATTTTCTTCTATCTGTCAAATGGCAGAAGCACCAGTAGAGGAAATAGAAGATCAGATTAGATCAATTGGGTTATATAAGAGTAAAGCTAAGAATATGAAGCAATGCTGTAAACAAGTCATCGATGAGTATGGTGGTAAAGTTCCAACAACCATTAATGAATTAGTAAAGTTATCTGGAGTTGGAAGAAAGTCAGCTACTTTATTTTTAGCAGACGCTTATGATATACCAGGGGTAACGGTGGATACCCATGTTTTGAGAATTGCAAAGCGACTCGGCTGGGCGGAAGGAAAAAATCCAGTACAAGTGGAGCAAGAATTGATGAAGATACTTCCGAAAGAAAACTGGAATCGTATTAATTTTCAATTAATCTATCATGGGCGGAGTGTATGTACTGCAAGAAAATGTTATTGCGAACGATGTTTATTAAACCAATGGTGTGAAAAGAAAAGATGTTGCTATAGATATTGA
- a CDS encoding ABC-F family ATP-binding cassette domain-containing protein, giving the protein MVYQMKNAIIGYPGNRLLDGVSMEIKNTEKIAIVGRNGCGKTTLLQVIAGKLEVDNLDSDEEFFIQADGAPSIGYLEQISFEKESITVREELLKVYEEIFTLRDKMSELTGLMKVDSSEKLLEQYAKVSDKFESLGGYSYQYEIEQIFTKFGFELPDFDREIQTFSGGQKTRIALVKLLLSKPDIMLLDEPTNHLDMPMIEWLEGYLKKYNHAVVIVSHDRMFLDRIVDVTYEIEHKKMKRYPGNYTEFLKRKRLDYEKLCKDYEAQQKEIERLTIFIEKWKNTPTKVSMTRSKQMQIAHMVKIPKPLRFDTKAMHAKLQPNIESGKEVLTVKELKIGYEEVLASVSLNLRKGQKLAVIGENGKGKSTLLKSVVGQIDTLGGTFKFGRDVDWVYFDQELLNLDESKNVIDEFWDAYPKLTQTEVRTILGNFLFTGDDVFQPLSQLSGGEKVRLSLAKLMKRQANLMILDEPTNHLDMIGKEMLESMLKSYQGTLLFVSHDRYFVRSVADNLLIFENGEVNYYPYGYEEYLEKKEKNLISDTSNLRDENKDKLSESTTCLQNTMTSEQISYLNGKEKAKRERRLVQLENEISDSEEKINKLKLKFSDPEIATDYQKLSELQEIINKEEQILNDLLIEWAGLV; this is encoded by the coding sequence ATGGTTTATCAAATGAAAAATGCTATTATCGGATATCCAGGAAACAGATTGTTAGATGGTGTTTCTATGGAAATTAAAAATACAGAAAAGATTGCGATTGTAGGGAGAAATGGTTGCGGTAAGACAACATTATTACAAGTGATTGCCGGTAAACTAGAAGTAGATAATTTAGATAGTGATGAAGAGTTTTTCATACAAGCAGATGGGGCACCTAGTATTGGATATTTAGAACAGATCAGTTTCGAAAAAGAATCAATTACCGTAAGAGAAGAATTGCTAAAGGTGTATGAGGAAATCTTTACTTTACGAGATAAGATGAGTGAATTAACAGGTCTTATGAAAGTGGATTCGAGTGAGAAACTACTGGAGCAATATGCAAAGGTTTCTGATAAATTTGAGAGCCTTGGCGGTTATTCCTATCAATATGAGATAGAGCAGATATTTACAAAGTTTGGTTTTGAATTGCCAGATTTTGATCGTGAAATACAAACTTTTTCAGGTGGGCAAAAAACTAGAATCGCATTAGTTAAATTACTTCTTAGTAAGCCGGACATTATGTTACTAGATGAGCCAACCAACCACTTAGATATGCCAATGATTGAGTGGTTAGAAGGTTACCTTAAAAAGTATAATCATGCAGTGGTTATAGTTTCTCATGATCGTATGTTCTTGGACAGAATTGTGGATGTAACTTATGAGATCGAACACAAAAAGATGAAACGTTACCCTGGTAATTATACAGAATTTTTGAAACGTAAGCGTCTCGATTATGAGAAACTATGCAAAGATTATGAAGCCCAGCAAAAAGAAATTGAGAGATTAACAATATTTATTGAAAAGTGGAAGAACACGCCGACGAAAGTATCTATGACACGTTCTAAGCAAATGCAGATTGCTCATATGGTTAAGATTCCAAAACCACTGCGTTTTGATACAAAAGCTATGCATGCGAAGCTTCAGCCCAATATAGAATCTGGAAAAGAGGTTCTAACAGTGAAAGAGTTAAAGATAGGCTATGAAGAAGTGTTAGCAAGTGTTTCTCTTAATTTAAGGAAGGGGCAAAAGCTTGCAGTCATTGGTGAGAATGGGAAAGGGAAGTCGACGTTATTAAAGTCTGTTGTTGGACAGATAGATACCCTTGGAGGAACGTTTAAGTTTGGTAGGGATGTAGACTGGGTTTATTTTGATCAGGAGCTTCTTAATTTAGATGAGAGTAAAAACGTGATTGATGAGTTTTGGGATGCATATCCAAAGCTAACGCAAACAGAAGTAAGAACCATATTAGGAAATTTCCTATTTACTGGTGATGATGTATTTCAGCCATTAAGTCAGCTATCCGGAGGCGAAAAGGTTCGACTTTCCTTAGCAAAATTAATGAAACGACAGGCGAATTTAATGATTCTTGATGAACCAACCAATCACTTGGATATGATAGGAAAAGAGATGTTAGAATCGATGTTGAAAAGCTATCAGGGAACTCTTCTTTTTGTATCACATGATCGATATTTTGTACGTAGTGTTGCAGATAATTTACTCATTTTTGAGAACGGGGAGGTCAATTATTATCCATATGGTTATGAAGAATATCTTGAGAAAAAAGAAAAGAACTTGATAAGTGACACAAGTAATCTTAGAGATGAGAATAAGGATAAATTATCAGAGAGTACAACTTGCTTACAAAATACGATGACAAGCGAGCAGATATCTTATCTTAATGGGAAGGAAAAAGCAAAGAGGGAACGGAGATTAGTTCAGCTAGAAAATGAGATCTCCGATTCAGAAGAAAAAATCAATAAGCTAAAACTTAAGTTTAGTGATCCTGAAATAGCTACGGATTATCAAAAGCTTAGTGAACTTCAAGAAATTATTAATAAGGAAGAGCAAATTCTAAATGATTTGCTGATAGAGTGGGCAGGCTTGGTCTAA